The proteins below come from a single Salvelinus alpinus chromosome 18, SLU_Salpinus.1, whole genome shotgun sequence genomic window:
- the coq4 gene encoding ubiquinone biosynthesis protein COQ4 homolog, mitochondrial isoform X2: MTRHHVRFIFGKRRMCQPAHNIEMLRSLLVSSRRSTALCVRQQHHGVDHADGQYDGLYPGHIPTSPIQKALLAVGSGVAALQDPYRHDMVAVLGETTGHLALMTLRDRMRGDPEGYTILTERPRIRLSTLDLSKMASLPDGSFGREYLRFLENNRVTPDSRVNVKFVDNEELAYVMQRYREVHDLLHTLLGMPTNMLGEVAVKWFEAAQTGLPMCILGAALGPLRLSTSRLEPLVTSLGPWAVRNGRQARCVFSIFYERRWEQSLEDLREELSIEPPPLTITATSQKPH; this comes from the exons ATGACACGTCATCACGTCCGCTTCATTTTTGGTAAAAGGCGCATGTGCCAGCCAGCTCACAACATAGAAATGTTGCGTTCACTCCTCGTTTCAAGTCGAAGAAGCACTG CCCTTTGTGTCCGGCAGCAGCACCATGGCGTGGACCATGCAGACGGGCAGTATGACGGACTGTACCCAGGCCACATCCCTACCAGCCCCATCCAGAAAGCCCTGTTGGCTGTCGGCTCCGGGGTGGCAGCTCTGCAAGACCCCTACAGACATG ACATGGTGGCAGTGCTGGGAGAGACGACAGGACACCTGGCCCTGATGACGCTTCGGGATCGAATGAGAGGAGACCCTGAGGGCTATACCATTCTAAC TGAGCGCCCACGGATCCGACTATCCACATTGGATCTGTCCAAGATGGCTTCCCTTCCAGATGGATCCTTTGGGAGAGAGTACCTACGCTTCCTTGAGAACAAT aggGTGACCCCTGACTCGAGGGTGAACGTGAAATTTGTGGATAATGAGGAGTTGGCGTACGTCATGCAGAGGTACCGAGAAGTCCACGATTTACTGCACACCTTACTAGGCATGCCCACTAACATGCTGG GTGAAGTGGCCGTAAAGTGGTTTGAGGCTGCTCAAACTGGCCTGCCCATGTGCATCCTGGGAGCAGCGTTGGGACCGCTCCGTCTGTCCACAAG TCGTCTGGAGCCCTTGGTGACGTCCCTGGGACCGTGGGCTGTGAGGAATGGCCGGCAGGCCCGCTGTGTCTTCAGCATCTTCTACGAGCGCCGCTGGGAGCAGAGTCTGGAGGACCTGAGAGAGGAGCTGAGCATCGAGCCTCCCCCGCTCACCATCACGGCCACCAGCCAGAAGCCACATTAG
- the bspry gene encoding B box and SPRY domain-containing protein, which translates to MSAEAESCDLTPVSLRDDPDTGVEVRESSGDFNMDLQQPIFFSLDVHQHETQSAKVVSRLSRNAAATSVVTTSDSESGIFSGESKLCMEHESDLDWFCSSEQKLKCLHCTIVGSCQGHTVTPLASRVTAVRNQLVDICEKMQLQAQRIERFINQTLTAKERALQVEASGAREQVVAQVSVVREAVEEEEQRLLEAVQREEERVEQCLLTQRAHWGQALAMLTQTRTRLVHILTNTPDIQLATSGQEIAERIEEAEGVGEPHDTDHLNLNASCRDSKLMMGLWASAILLGPTAYGSANLTFDERTVSSVLSLSEDLCTLTFLPKRSRQSPPYDPARFDCWPNALGNLAISSGTHSWVIDMGESGAFKVGVCYSSMGRKGSGNDSRLGYNIQSWVLSKYDGDFSFCHAGKNTPLHVVHKPKSLGLLLDWPSQTLVFYDPDSSAVLHSVRHAFSGPLLPAFAVADRSVTILH; encoded by the exons ATGAGCGCGGAGGCAGAATCATGTGATTTGACACCTGTGTCTTTGCGAGACGACCCAGACACTGGAGTGGAAGTTCGAGAAAGTTCGGGAGACTTTAATATGGATTTACAACAGCCGATTTTCTTCTCGTTGGATGTACACCAACATGAAACTCAGTCAGCTAAAGTTGTCTCCAGGTTGTCTAGAAATGCTGCCGCTACATCAGTGGTGACCACCTCCGACTCAGAATCCGGTATATTCTCAGGTGAATCGAAACTTTGCATGGAACATGAATCAGACCTGGACTGGTTCTGCAGCTCCGAGCAGAAACTCAAATGCTTGCACTGCACCATAGTGGGATCCTGCCAGGGCCACACAGTGACACCCCTGGCCAGCAGAGTGACAGCCGTCAGG AACCAACTGGTTGACATTTGTGAGAAAATGCAGCTGCAGGCCCAGCGCATCGAGCGCTTTATCAACCAGACCCTGACTGCCAAAGAGCGGGCACTGCAG GTAGAGGCGAGCGGGGCTCGGGAGCAAGTGGTAGCCCAGGTCAGTGTGGTGAGGGAggcggtggaggaggaggaacagcgGCTGCTGGAAGCGgtgcagagggaggaggagagggtggagcaGTGCCTCCTCACCCAGAGAGCCCACTGGGGCCAGGCCCTGGCTATgctcacacagacacgcacacgtcTGGTGCACATCCTCACAAACACACCGGACATACAGCTGGCA ACCTCTGGCCAGGAAATAGCTGAGAG gATTGAGGAGGCAGAGGGGGTGGGTGAGCCTCATGACACCGACCATCTCAACCTGAACGCCAGCTGTAGAGACAGCAAACTCATGATGGGCCTGTGGGCCAGCGCCATACTGCTGGGACCAACTG CTTATGGTTCAGCAAATCTGACATTTGACGAGCGCACCGTCAGCTCCGTACTTTCCCTCTCAGAAGACCTTTGCACTCTGACCTTCCTGCCTAAGCGGTCACGCCAGTCCCCGCCCTATGACCCGGCGCGCTTCGACTGCTGGCCCAATGCGCTGGGCAATCTGGCCATCTCCTCCGGCACCCACAGCTGGGTGATTGACATGGGTGAGAGCGGGGCCTTCAAGGTGGGGGTATGCTACTCCAGCATGGGGCGCAAGGGCTCGGGCAACGACTCCCGCCTGGGCTACAACATCCAGTCCTGGGTGCTCTCCAAATACGATGGGGACTTCTCCTTCTGCCATGCGGGGAAGAACACACCCCTGCATGTGGTCCACAAGCCCAAGAGTCTAGGGCTACTCCTGGACTGGCCTAGTCAGACCCTGGTATTTTATGACCCAGACTCCAGTGCTGTGTTGCACTCGGTCAGACACGCCTTTAGTGGCCCGCTGCTGCCAGCATTTGCTGTGGCTGACCGCAGTGTCACCATACTGCACTGA
- the coq4 gene encoding ubiquinone biosynthesis protein COQ4 homolog, mitochondrial isoform X3 — MVAVLGETTGHLALMTLRDRMRGDPEGYTILTERPRIRLSTLDLSKMASLPDGSFGREYLRFLENNRVTPDSRVNVKFVDNEELAYVMQRYREVHDLLHTLLGMPTNMLGEVAVKWFEAAQTGLPMCILGAALGPLRLSTSRLEPLVTSLGPWAVRNGRQARCVFSIFYERRWEQSLEDLREELSIEPPPLTITATSQKPH; from the exons ATGGTGGCAGTGCTGGGAGAGACGACAGGACACCTGGCCCTGATGACGCTTCGGGATCGAATGAGAGGAGACCCTGAGGGCTATACCATTCTAAC TGAGCGCCCACGGATCCGACTATCCACATTGGATCTGTCCAAGATGGCTTCCCTTCCAGATGGATCCTTTGGGAGAGAGTACCTACGCTTCCTTGAGAACAAT aggGTGACCCCTGACTCGAGGGTGAACGTGAAATTTGTGGATAATGAGGAGTTGGCGTACGTCATGCAGAGGTACCGAGAAGTCCACGATTTACTGCACACCTTACTAGGCATGCCCACTAACATGCTGG GTGAAGTGGCCGTAAAGTGGTTTGAGGCTGCTCAAACTGGCCTGCCCATGTGCATCCTGGGAGCAGCGTTGGGACCGCTCCGTCTGTCCACAAG TCGTCTGGAGCCCTTGGTGACGTCCCTGGGACCGTGGGCTGTGAGGAATGGCCGGCAGGCCCGCTGTGTCTTCAGCATCTTCTACGAGCGCCGCTGGGAGCAGAGTCTGGAGGACCTGAGAGAGGAGCTGAGCATCGAGCCTCCCCCGCTCACCATCACGGCCACCAGCCAGAAGCCACATTAG
- the coq4 gene encoding ubiquinone biosynthesis protein COQ4 homolog, mitochondrial isoform X1, translating to MTRHHVRFIFGKRRMCQPAHNIEMLRSLLVSSRRSTGRGAFMFEALCVRQQHHGVDHADGQYDGLYPGHIPTSPIQKALLAVGSGVAALQDPYRHDMVAVLGETTGHLALMTLRDRMRGDPEGYTILTERPRIRLSTLDLSKMASLPDGSFGREYLRFLENNRVTPDSRVNVKFVDNEELAYVMQRYREVHDLLHTLLGMPTNMLGEVAVKWFEAAQTGLPMCILGAALGPLRLSTSRLEPLVTSLGPWAVRNGRQARCVFSIFYERRWEQSLEDLREELSIEPPPLTITATSQKPH from the exons ATGACACGTCATCACGTCCGCTTCATTTTTGGTAAAAGGCGCATGTGCCAGCCAGCTCACAACATAGAAATGTTGCGTTCACTCCTCGTTTCAAGTCGAAGAAGCACTGGTAGGGGCGCGTTTATGTTCGAAG CCCTTTGTGTCCGGCAGCAGCACCATGGCGTGGACCATGCAGACGGGCAGTATGACGGACTGTACCCAGGCCACATCCCTACCAGCCCCATCCAGAAAGCCCTGTTGGCTGTCGGCTCCGGGGTGGCAGCTCTGCAAGACCCCTACAGACATG ACATGGTGGCAGTGCTGGGAGAGACGACAGGACACCTGGCCCTGATGACGCTTCGGGATCGAATGAGAGGAGACCCTGAGGGCTATACCATTCTAAC TGAGCGCCCACGGATCCGACTATCCACATTGGATCTGTCCAAGATGGCTTCCCTTCCAGATGGATCCTTTGGGAGAGAGTACCTACGCTTCCTTGAGAACAAT aggGTGACCCCTGACTCGAGGGTGAACGTGAAATTTGTGGATAATGAGGAGTTGGCGTACGTCATGCAGAGGTACCGAGAAGTCCACGATTTACTGCACACCTTACTAGGCATGCCCACTAACATGCTGG GTGAAGTGGCCGTAAAGTGGTTTGAGGCTGCTCAAACTGGCCTGCCCATGTGCATCCTGGGAGCAGCGTTGGGACCGCTCCGTCTGTCCACAAG TCGTCTGGAGCCCTTGGTGACGTCCCTGGGACCGTGGGCTGTGAGGAATGGCCGGCAGGCCCGCTGTGTCTTCAGCATCTTCTACGAGCGCCGCTGGGAGCAGAGTCTGGAGGACCTGAGAGAGGAGCTGAGCATCGAGCCTCCCCCGCTCACCATCACGGCCACCAGCCAGAAGCCACATTAG